A stretch of the Streptococcus suis genome encodes the following:
- a CDS encoding class IIb bacteriocin, lactobin A/cerein 7B family: protein MIKDYETVNFQELEEIKGGSVAGALAIAWGVTKAVGIVGATATTVYVGGKAVKRAGDWVLSHF, encoded by the coding sequence ATGATTAAAGATTATGAGACAGTAAATTTTCAGGAGTTAGAAGAAATTAAAGGTGGTTCAGTAGCTGGAGCGTTGGCTATTGCATGGGGAGTGACTAAAGCTGTAGGTATTGTAGGTGCGACAGCTACAACTGTATATGTAGGAGGGAAAGCTGTAAAAAGAGCTGGGGACTGGGTTTTATCTCATTTTTGA
- a CDS encoding peptide cleavage/export ABC transporter, which translates to MRFKKKHYRAQVDTRDCGVASLAMVFGFYGSYYSLATLRELAKTTQEGTTAFGLVKVAEGEGFETRAIRADMTLFDEDIIYPFIAHVVKNGNLMHYYVVTGCDKKSIHIADPDPTVKMIKMPRERFEEEWTGVSLFIAPTPSYKVHKEKKDSLLSFVPILARQRGLILNIVIATLIVTIINIVGSYYLQSIIDTYIPEQVKNTLSIVSVGLVIVYILQQLISYAQEYLLLVLGQRLSIDVILSYIKHVFHLPMSFFATRRTGEIVSRFTDANSIIDALASTILSVFLDVSIIIIVSIVLFSQNINLFFISLLALPIYTVIILSFMKPFEKMNQETMESNAVLSSSIIEDINGIETIKSLTSERQRYQKIDKEFIDYLKKSFAYGRAESIQKTLKKLAQLLLNVAVLWMGANLVMDNKMTLGQLITYNSLLVYFTNPLENIINLQTKLQTAKVANNRLNEVYLVKSEFEEQKTVHDLSHFKGNLTFNSVSYKYGYGRDVLSDINLTLKAGSKVSFVGISGSGKTTLAKMLVNFFSPSKGEILLDDVNLEDINKESLRRYINYLPQQPYVFNGTILDNLLLGAKEGTTQEDISRAVQIAEIKSDIESMPLNYQTELTSDGVGISGGQRQRIALARALLTDSPVLILDEATSSLDVLTEKKIIDNLMELDKTLIFIAHRLTISERTEHIVVLDKGKIIEEGTHQDLLQKQGFYAHLVNS; encoded by the coding sequence ATGCGTTTTAAGAAGAAACATTATCGTGCTCAAGTAGATACTAGGGACTGCGGTGTTGCATCTCTAGCAATGGTTTTTGGTTTCTATGGGTCTTATTACTCATTGGCCACTTTGCGTGAGTTAGCGAAGACTACACAAGAGGGGACAACAGCTTTTGGATTGGTCAAAGTTGCTGAAGGTGAAGGATTTGAAACTCGAGCAATCCGTGCAGATATGACTCTTTTTGATGAGGATATCATCTATCCTTTTATTGCTCATGTAGTCAAAAATGGGAATTTGATGCACTATTATGTCGTAACTGGATGTGATAAAAAGTCAATCCATATTGCCGATCCAGATCCGACAGTTAAGATGATTAAGATGCCACGTGAGCGATTTGAAGAGGAGTGGACAGGAGTATCTCTTTTTATTGCTCCCACTCCCAGCTATAAGGTTCACAAAGAAAAGAAAGATAGCTTATTGTCTTTTGTCCCTATCCTTGCTAGACAGAGGGGACTGATATTAAATATTGTCATTGCCACTCTTATAGTGACTATAATCAATATTGTTGGTTCATACTATCTACAATCGATTATAGATACCTATATTCCTGAACAGGTAAAAAATACTCTAAGCATTGTGTCAGTTGGATTAGTTATCGTCTATATTCTTCAACAACTGATTTCATATGCTCAAGAGTACTTATTATTGGTCCTGGGGCAGAGATTATCAATTGATGTTATTTTGTCTTATATCAAGCATGTTTTTCACTTGCCGATGTCTTTCTTTGCAACAAGAAGAACAGGGGAAATCGTTTCACGTTTCACTGATGCTAATTCAATCATCGATGCTTTAGCAAGTACGATTTTATCGGTTTTCTTAGATGTTTCGATTATCATCATTGTTTCAATTGTTTTGTTTTCTCAAAACATTAACCTATTTTTCATTAGCTTACTTGCATTGCCAATCTATACCGTGATTATCCTATCTTTCATGAAACCATTCGAAAAAATGAATCAAGAAACAATGGAATCTAATGCGGTCCTATCATCTTCAATCATTGAAGATATTAACGGCATTGAGACAATCAAGTCCTTAACAAGTGAACGTCAACGTTATCAAAAGATTGATAAGGAATTTATTGATTATCTGAAGAAGTCATTTGCTTACGGTAGAGCTGAGAGCATTCAGAAAACGCTAAAAAAATTGGCTCAGTTATTGCTGAATGTTGCGGTATTATGGATGGGAGCAAATCTTGTTATGGATAATAAGATGACATTAGGTCAGCTTATTACCTATAACTCTCTATTGGTTTACTTCACAAACCCTCTGGAAAATATTATTAACCTTCAGACGAAGTTACAAACTGCTAAAGTTGCAAATAACCGCCTAAATGAAGTATACCTGGTAAAATCTGAATTTGAAGAGCAAAAAACAGTTCATGATTTGAGCCATTTCAAAGGGAATCTAACATTCAACAGTGTCAGCTATAAGTATGGATATGGTAGAGATGTTCTTAGTGACATTAATCTCACATTGAAAGCAGGTAGTAAGGTGTCATTTGTAGGAATTTCAGGTTCAGGAAAAACTACATTGGCCAAGATGCTTGTTAACTTCTTTAGTCCATCAAAGGGTGAGATTTTATTAGATGATGTGAATCTAGAAGACATTAACAAAGAAAGTCTTCGAAGATATATCAATTATCTACCTCAACAACCGTATGTTTTTAATGGTACTATCCTGGATAATCTTTTGCTAGGAGCAAAAGAGGGAACGACTCAGGAAGATATTTCTAGGGCAGTTCAAATCGCAGAAATCAAGTCCGATATAGAATCTATGCCGTTGAACTATCAAACAGAATTAACGTCAGATGGTGTTGGTATTTCAGGAGGTCAGCGTCAGAGGATTGCCTTGGCTAGAGCCTTATTGACGGATTCTCCAGTATTGATTTTAGATGAGGCAACCAGTAGCTTAGATGTATTGACTGAGAAGAAAATCATAGATAATCTTATGGAATTAGATAAGACATTGATTTTCATTGCTCATAGATTAACAATTTCTGAAAGAACGGAGCATATTGTTGTCCTTGATAAAGGTAAAATTATTGAAGAAGGAACTCATCAAGATTTGCTACAGAAACAAGGATTTTATGCTCATTTAGTAAATAGTTAG
- a CDS encoding bacteriocin secretion accessory protein: MYEELLESSEFYQKRYHNFSSKLILPVFALMVFLVVFLAFFKKEITLKSAATVEPVKVLAQVQSTSSNKIILNSLKENLVVNVGDVLIKYDSTNETLQQDNSEDQLSLLQKQKEQLELLKLSYETTTSQFPETDTFGYYRRFEDYLNQRQTLESSVSQQNGTIASQNAASTNTQNTIGGLINELSGKISDYQALKSAISTGTSIDSMNQGYSLYTTYISQSGTLTSDVEKDSLKNQTITQIDSQIQQFQSELSSYQIQYSSAGVQQSYNSSLDSQFSSLQSQKISEASQELTALEQKINELENGLDVQNNTLSNTEIVSTVAGIVHMNNEVLNAELIPEGTLIAQIYPIIADEKKVLIETYIPSSDISSLKVGDKIKFKTQDSSNKELTLISKISSIDSNATKTETGSYFKVVSEVKLSDKETQVLKYGTSGEIVVVTGEKTYLDYYLDKFLN; this comes from the coding sequence ATGTACGAAGAATTACTAGAAAGTTCGGAATTTTATCAAAAACGGTATCATAATTTTTCAAGTAAATTGATTCTTCCAGTATTTGCTTTGATGGTTTTCTTGGTTGTATTTTTGGCATTCTTTAAAAAAGAAATTACTCTTAAAAGTGCTGCTACTGTAGAGCCAGTAAAAGTATTAGCCCAGGTTCAATCAACCAGCAGTAACAAGATTATTTTAAATTCACTGAAGGAAAATCTCGTAGTTAATGTTGGTGATGTCTTGATCAAGTACGATTCTACAAATGAGACGTTGCAACAAGATAACTCTGAAGATCAGTTGAGTTTACTGCAAAAACAAAAAGAGCAGCTTGAGCTATTAAAATTGAGCTATGAGACCACTACTAGTCAGTTTCCAGAAACAGATACATTTGGTTACTATCGTAGGTTTGAGGATTACTTGAATCAACGACAAACACTAGAAAGTAGTGTTTCACAACAGAATGGAACAATTGCTTCACAGAACGCAGCATCAACGAATACTCAAAATACAATTGGTGGTTTAATCAATGAACTATCAGGTAAAATATCGGATTATCAAGCGTTAAAGAGTGCTATTTCAACAGGAACATCGATCGACAGTATGAACCAAGGGTACTCATTATATACTACCTATATTTCACAATCTGGGACATTAACGAGTGATGTAGAAAAGGATAGTCTAAAGAACCAAACGATTACTCAGATTGATTCACAAATCCAGCAATTTCAGTCAGAATTATCTAGTTATCAAATCCAATATTCTAGTGCTGGTGTTCAGCAATCCTACAATTCCAGCTTAGATAGCCAGTTTTCTTCTTTACAATCTCAAAAAATTTCAGAAGCAAGTCAAGAACTAACAGCTTTGGAACAAAAAATTAATGAGTTGGAGAATGGATTAGATGTCCAAAATAATACTCTTTCAAATACTGAAATTGTGTCTACTGTTGCTGGGATTGTTCATATGAATAATGAAGTCCTTAATGCAGAATTGATTCCAGAAGGAACATTGATTGCTCAAATATATCCAATTATTGCAGATGAGAAGAAAGTTTTGATTGAGACTTATATTCCTTCTAGTGATATTTCCAGCCTTAAAGTAGGAGACAAGATTAAGTTTAAAACCCAGGATTCATCCAATAAAGAACTAACTCTTATTTCAAAAATCTCAAGTATAGATAGTAATGCCACTAAGACAGAGACGGGTAGCTACTTTAAAGTTGTTTCAGAGGTGAAACTTTCGGATAAGGAAACCCAGGTTCTGAAATATGGTACATCTGGAGAAATCGTTGTAGTAACTGGAGAGAAAACATATTTGGACTATTATCTGGATAAATTTTTAAATTAA
- a CDS encoding metal-dependent transcriptional regulator encodes MTPNKEDYLKCIYELGQLDQKITNKLIAEKMAFSAPAVSEMLKKMVAEELISKDAKAGYLLSQTALEMVASLYRKHRLIEVFLVEQLGYSAEEVHEEAEILEHTVSDHFINRLDLLLEQPQTCPHGGSIPQAGQPLIERYQTRLSQITETGYYQLVRIHDFYQLLQYLEQHDLAVGDQLVVTDFDSFAQTITIQYKGKELAVPTTIAQQLYIEKTNRPN; translated from the coding sequence ATGACACCAAACAAAGAAGATTATCTAAAATGTATTTATGAGTTAGGTCAATTAGACCAAAAAATTACCAATAAACTCATCGCAGAGAAGATGGCCTTCTCTGCACCAGCCGTTTCCGAAATGCTCAAAAAAATGGTAGCCGAAGAGCTCATTTCTAAGGATGCCAAGGCAGGTTATCTCCTCAGCCAAACTGCCCTTGAAATGGTCGCCAGCCTCTATCGCAAACACCGCTTGATTGAGGTATTCTTAGTTGAACAACTCGGCTATTCTGCAGAGGAAGTCCATGAGGAAGCTGAGATTCTAGAGCACACCGTTTCAGATCACTTTATCAATCGCCTAGACCTACTACTGGAACAGCCCCAAACTTGTCCTCACGGTGGAAGCATTCCTCAAGCAGGTCAGCCACTCATCGAACGCTACCAGACACGACTCTCCCAAATCACTGAAACTGGATACTACCAACTTGTCCGTATACACGACTTTTATCAGCTCCTCCAGTACTTAGAACAACATGATTTAGCTGTCGGAGATCAGCTGGTTGTAACAGATTTTGATAGTTTTGCCCAAACGATTACTATTCAGTACAAGGGCAAAGAACTCGCAGTACCCACCACTATTGCTCAACAATTATACATAGAAAAAACCAATCGCCCAAATTAA
- a CDS encoding endopeptidase, whose amino-acid sequence MTRLQDDFYEYVNGEWAKTAVIPDDKPRTGGFSDLADEIEKLMIDTTNAWLTGENVPEDSVLQNFVAFHKQVADYETRDRLGAEPAQALIAEYKALNSFEEFTSKLAEFELAGKPNLMPFGVAPDFMDATTNVLWADSLGIILPDTTYYEEGHEKGAELLKTWRESQEALLPKFDFSDEEIKDLLDKRLELDAKVAKYVLSNEEGSEYAKLYHPYEWADFTALVPELPLDDFFTAILGQTPDKIIVPEERFWQAAKDIYSEDNWELLKATLILKAAGAYTAFLSDEIRILAGAYSRALSGTPQAQNQEKAAYNLAQGYFNQALGLWYAGEKFSPEAKADVEAKVAKMIEVYKSRLETADWLAQETRDKAIVKLNVIKPYIGYPDALPERYYKKIIDPSKSLVENAIELNKIDIAHSWSKWNKPVDIKEWGMPAHMVNAYYNPQKNLIVFPAAILQAPFYSLEQSSSANYGGIGAVIAHEISHAFDSNGASFDEYGSLNNWWTEEDYAAFESRTQQVIDQFEGQDSYGAKINGKLTVSENIADLGGIAAALEAAKSEEDFSAEEFFTNFARIWRMKARPEFMQMLASVDVHAPGHLRTNIQLPNFDEFHETFGVQEGDGMWRTKEDRVIIW is encoded by the coding sequence ATGACACGTTTACAAGATGATTTTTACGAATACGTCAATGGCGAATGGGCAAAAACAGCCGTGATTCCAGACGATAAGCCAAGAACAGGTGGCTTTTCTGATTTGGCGGACGAGATTGAAAAGCTCATGATTGATACGACAAATGCTTGGTTGACAGGGGAAAATGTCCCAGAAGATAGCGTTTTGCAAAATTTCGTGGCTTTCCACAAACAAGTAGCCGACTATGAAACCCGTGACCGTTTGGGAGCGGAGCCTGCTCAGGCCTTGATTGCGGAGTACAAGGCTCTTAACTCTTTCGAAGAATTTACCAGCAAGTTGGCAGAGTTTGAGTTGGCCGGCAAGCCAAATCTCATGCCTTTTGGTGTGGCACCTGACTTTATGGATGCGACAACAAATGTTCTTTGGGCAGATTCATTAGGTATTATCTTACCAGATACGACCTACTATGAAGAAGGTCATGAAAAAGGAGCAGAATTGCTCAAAACTTGGAGAGAGAGTCAAGAGGCCCTCTTACCTAAGTTTGATTTTTCAGATGAAGAGATCAAGGACCTTCTGGACAAACGTTTGGAACTGGATGCCAAGGTTGCCAAGTATGTCTTGTCAAATGAAGAAGGTTCTGAGTACGCCAAACTTTACCACCCGTACGAGTGGGCAGATTTTACTGCCTTAGTACCAGAGTTGCCTTTGGATGATTTCTTCACAGCGATTTTGGGGCAAACACCAGACAAGATTATCGTTCCAGAGGAACGTTTCTGGCAAGCAGCTAAGGACATTTACAGTGAGGATAATTGGGAGCTTTTGAAGGCGACCTTGATTTTGAAAGCGGCAGGAGCTTATACAGCCTTTCTGTCGGATGAAATTCGTATTCTAGCAGGAGCCTATAGCCGTGCCCTTTCTGGTACACCGCAGGCTCAAAACCAAGAAAAAGCAGCCTACAATCTGGCACAAGGCTACTTTAACCAAGCCCTCGGTCTTTGGTATGCTGGAGAAAAATTCTCACCAGAAGCCAAGGCCGATGTGGAAGCAAAAGTTGCCAAGATGATTGAGGTCTACAAGTCTCGTTTGGAAACTGCAGACTGGTTGGCTCAGGAAACGCGTGACAAAGCCATTGTCAAACTCAATGTTATCAAGCCTTACATTGGTTACCCAGATGCCTTGCCAGAGCGTTATTATAAGAAGATCATTGACCCAAGCAAGTCCTTGGTGGAAAATGCTATCGAACTAAACAAGATTGACATTGCTCATAGTTGGAGCAAGTGGAACAAGCCTGTGGATATTAAGGAATGGGGCATGCCAGCTCACATGGTCAATGCCTACTATAACCCACAGAAAAACTTGATTGTCTTTCCAGCAGCCATTTTGCAGGCACCTTTCTACTCGCTAGAACAGTCTTCATCAGCTAACTACGGCGGTATTGGTGCTGTCATTGCCCACGAGATTTCCCATGCCTTTGACTCAAACGGTGCCTCCTTTGATGAGTATGGTAGTCTCAATAACTGGTGGACAGAAGAAGACTATGCAGCTTTTGAATCTCGTACCCAGCAGGTCATTGACCAGTTTGAAGGTCAGGATTCTTATGGTGCCAAAATCAATGGTAAGTTGACTGTGTCAGAAAATATTGCCGACCTTGGTGGGATTGCAGCAGCCTTAGAAGCAGCCAAGTCAGAAGAAGACTTCTCCGCTGAGGAATTCTTCACCAACTTTGCTCGTATCTGGCGAATGAAGGCCCGTCCTGAGTTCATGCAGATGTTGGCAAGTGTGGATGTCCATGCACCAGGTCATCTGCGCACCAACATCCAGTTGCCAAACTTCGATGAATTCCATGAAACCTTTGGCGTTCAAGAAGGCGACGGCATGTGGCGTACTAAAGAAGACCGTGTGATTATTTGGTAA
- a CDS encoding leucine--tRNA ligase, with protein MSFYNHKEIEPKWQEFWAKNHTFKTGTDADKPNFYALDMFPYPSGAGLHVGHPEGYTATDILSRYKRAKGYNVLHPMGWDAFGLPAEQYAMDTGNDPADFTAENIANFKRQINALGFSYDWDREVNTTDPNYYKWTQWIFTKLYEKGLAYEAEVPVNWVEELGTAIANEEVLPDGTSERGGYPVVRKPMRQWMLKITAYAERLLNDLEEVNWPESIKDMQRNWIGKSTGANVTFKIKDTDKDFTVFTTRPDTLFGATYAVLAPEHDLVDSITSPEQAEAVSEYKRQASLKSDLARTDLAKDKTGVWTGAYAINPVNGKEIPIWIADYVLASYGTGAIMAVPGHDERDWDFAKQFGLDIIPVLEGGNVDEAPYTGDGLHINSDFLDGLNKADAIAKMVAWLEENGVGQEKISYRLRDWLFSRQRYWGEPIPIIHWEDGTSTAVPENELPLVLPKTSDIKPSGTGESPLANLTDWLKVVREDGVKGRRETNTMPQWAGSSWYYLRYIDPDNDEKLADEELLKAWLPVDIYIGGAEHAVLHLLYARFWHKFLYDIGVVPTKEPFQKLFNQGMILGTSYRDSRGALVATDKVEKRDGSFFHIQTGEELEQAPAKMSKSLKNVVNPDDVVEQFGADTLRVYEMFMGPLDASIAWSEEGLEGSRKFLDRVYRLLTTKEIVAENSGALDKVYNETVKTVTEHIEDLKFNTAIAQLMIFINAANKEDKLYVDYAKGFVQLIAPFAPHLAEELWQGLANTGQSISYVAWPSYDESKLVESEVEIVVQIKGKVKARLTVAKDLSPADLEKAALADEKVQAEIAGQTVVKVISVPNKLVNIVTK; from the coding sequence ATGAGCTTCTACAATCACAAGGAAATCGAGCCCAAATGGCAGGAATTTTGGGCAAAAAATCATACTTTTAAGACGGGAACAGATGCGGACAAGCCAAACTTTTATGCCCTAGACATGTTTCCTTATCCGTCTGGTGCAGGCCTTCACGTTGGTCACCCAGAGGGTTATACTGCGACAGATATTCTCAGCCGTTACAAGCGTGCCAAAGGTTATAACGTTCTTCACCCAATGGGTTGGGATGCCTTTGGTCTGCCAGCAGAGCAATACGCTATGGACACGGGAAATGACCCAGCTGACTTTACGGCGGAAAATATCGCTAACTTCAAGCGTCAGATTAACGCCCTTGGCTTTTCTTACGATTGGGACCGTGAGGTCAATACGACTGACCCTAACTACTACAAGTGGACTCAGTGGATTTTCACTAAGTTGTATGAAAAAGGCCTAGCCTATGAGGCAGAAGTGCCTGTCAACTGGGTAGAGGAATTGGGAACAGCCATCGCCAACGAAGAGGTCCTTCCTGACGGAACGTCTGAACGTGGTGGCTACCCAGTTGTTCGCAAGCCAATGCGTCAATGGATGTTGAAAATCACTGCCTATGCAGAACGCTTGCTCAATGATCTAGAAGAGGTTAATTGGCCAGAGTCAATCAAGGATATGCAGCGCAACTGGATTGGTAAGTCAACAGGTGCAAATGTGACCTTCAAAATCAAGGACACAGACAAGGACTTCACTGTTTTCACAACTCGTCCAGATACCCTCTTTGGTGCGACCTATGCTGTCCTTGCTCCTGAGCATGACTTGGTTGATAGCATTACATCGCCTGAGCAGGCAGAAGCTGTGTCAGAGTACAAACGCCAAGCTTCTCTTAAATCAGATCTTGCCCGTACAGACCTTGCCAAAGACAAGACGGGTGTTTGGACAGGTGCCTACGCCATTAACCCTGTAAATGGTAAAGAAATTCCAATCTGGATTGCCGACTATGTACTGGCAAGCTACGGAACAGGTGCTATCATGGCGGTTCCTGGCCACGATGAGCGTGACTGGGACTTTGCCAAACAGTTTGGTTTGGACATCATTCCAGTTTTGGAAGGTGGCAATGTAGATGAAGCACCTTACACAGGAGATGGTCTTCACATTAATTCAGACTTCCTAGATGGTCTCAACAAGGCTGATGCCATTGCTAAAATGGTGGCTTGGTTGGAAGAAAATGGTGTTGGTCAAGAAAAAATTTCTTACCGCCTCCGTGACTGGCTCTTCAGCCGTCAACGTTATTGGGGTGAGCCAATTCCAATCATCCACTGGGAAGACGGTACTTCCACAGCAGTCCCAGAAAATGAGTTACCTCTGGTATTGCCAAAAACCTCAGACATCAAGCCTTCAGGTACAGGGGAGTCACCTCTTGCTAACTTGACAGACTGGTTGAAAGTGGTGCGGGAAGACGGCGTAAAAGGTCGCCGTGAGACCAACACCATGCCACAATGGGCGGGTTCTAGCTGGTACTACCTCCGCTATATTGACCCGGACAATGATGAGAAATTGGCAGACGAAGAGCTTCTCAAGGCTTGGTTGCCAGTGGACATCTACATCGGTGGTGCCGAGCACGCAGTCCTTCACCTGCTCTACGCTCGCTTCTGGCACAAGTTCCTCTATGACATCGGTGTTGTACCGACCAAAGAGCCCTTCCAAAAACTCTTTAACCAAGGGATGATTTTGGGGACTAGCTACCGTGACAGCCGTGGTGCCCTTGTTGCGACCGACAAGGTGGAGAAACGCGATGGGTCCTTCTTCCACATCCAAACTGGTGAAGAGTTGGAGCAGGCACCTGCTAAGATGTCTAAATCTCTTAAGAACGTGGTTAACCCAGATGATGTGGTCGAGCAGTTCGGTGCAGATACTCTTCGTGTTTATGAAATGTTCATGGGCCCACTTGATGCGTCAATCGCCTGGTCAGAAGAGGGTCTCGAAGGTAGCCGTAAGTTCCTCGATCGTGTCTATCGTCTCTTGACGACCAAGGAGATTGTGGCGGAAAATAGCGGAGCTTTGGATAAGGTTTACAATGAAACTGTGAAGACAGTGACAGAGCATATTGAAGACCTGAAATTCAACACGGCTATCGCTCAGCTCATGATTTTTATCAACGCAGCCAACAAGGAAGATAAGCTTTATGTCGACTATGCCAAAGGCTTTGTCCAATTGATTGCTCCATTTGCACCACACTTGGCAGAAGAACTCTGGCAGGGTCTTGCAAATACGGGTCAGTCTATCAGCTACGTAGCGTGGCCAAGCTATGACGAAAGCAAGCTGGTAGAAAGCGAGGTAGAAATCGTTGTCCAAATCAAAGGCAAGGTGAAAGCCCGCTTGACCGTAGCCAAAGACCTGTCACCAGCAGACCTTGAAAAAGCCGCTCTGGCAGACGAAAAAGTCCAAGCTGAAATCGCTGGGCAAACAGTTGTGAAGGTGATTAGTGTGCCGAACAAACTCGTCAATATCGTTACTAAGTAA
- a CDS encoding alpha/beta hydrolase, which produces MKSIVLIHGTWCNGTFWGDFATKLEQMGLRVHTPSLRHHDLPYNEVANKVGAISLTDYVKDLVSLVESLEEPPLLLGHSLGCLLAQMVAERTPVAGMILMGPAPTADILALYPTMLASFLPHFLRWGFWKKPMPPYKKAFFNYCLNAQDAEIKEGLYQDLVPESGKVYTQMAFPFLDKSRAAYVDFSKMTGPVLIITGSEDKMTVSAIARKTAQNYKDSILISLTGADHMYPIGKFQDKTLSVIHAWLNEKGYL; this is translated from the coding sequence ATGAAAAGCATCGTTTTAATACACGGTACCTGGTGTAATGGCACATTCTGGGGAGACTTTGCTACGAAATTGGAACAAATGGGTCTACGAGTCCACACACCCAGCCTACGCCACCATGACTTACCCTATAACGAAGTCGCAAACAAGGTCGGCGCCATCAGCCTAACAGACTATGTCAAGGACTTGGTATCCTTGGTCGAAAGCCTAGAAGAACCGCCACTTCTTTTGGGGCATTCTCTGGGCTGTCTACTAGCCCAAATGGTCGCAGAACGCACTCCGGTGGCTGGCATGATTCTCATGGGCCCTGCCCCAACAGCTGACATCTTGGCCCTCTATCCGACCATGTTAGCCAGCTTTTTACCGCACTTCCTTCGCTGGGGATTCTGGAAAAAGCCTATGCCACCCTATAAAAAAGCCTTCTTTAACTACTGTCTAAATGCTCAAGATGCCGAGATAAAAGAAGGACTCTATCAAGATCTGGTGCCAGAATCTGGCAAAGTCTACACCCAAATGGCCTTTCCTTTTTTGGATAAAAGCAGAGCTGCCTATGTTGATTTCAGCAAGATGACAGGACCTGTCCTCATTATCACTGGAAGCGAGGATAAGATGACCGTTTCTGCCATCGCTCGGAAAACAGCACAGAATTACAAAGATTCAATCCTGATTTCCCTAACAGGAGCAGACCATATGTACCCGATAGGCAAATTCCAAGACAAGACCCTGTCCGTTATCCATGCTTGGTTAAACGAGAAAGGCTATCTATAA
- a CDS encoding CHAP domain-containing protein yields the protein MNHQIIKRYLKLGIFALFMGNLFWTGTSTILADDLTVNDRPSLEILKKQALATKAAAKKRAEEAALATNMVSEVTVEYTSNTYPAGQCTWGAKEMAPWVGNYWGNAGDWTTSAASLGYEVGTIPKVGAITVWTDENGGYGHVAYVTDVATDGQIQVTESNYNGSYYPSNIRGFFDPTKTSEGTVSYIYPPAGV from the coding sequence ATGAACCACCAAATTATCAAAAGATATCTTAAATTAGGGATATTTGCTCTGTTTATGGGAAATCTGTTTTGGACGGGAACATCCACTATTCTTGCGGATGACCTAACTGTAAATGATAGACCTTCGTTAGAAATATTAAAAAAGCAGGCTTTAGCAACAAAAGCTGCAGCGAAAAAAAGAGCTGAAGAAGCAGCATTAGCTACAAATATGGTTTCAGAGGTGACGGTTGAATATACATCCAATACTTACCCAGCAGGTCAATGTACATGGGGAGCAAAAGAAATGGCTCCATGGGTTGGGAACTATTGGGGAAACGCTGGAGATTGGACAACCAGTGCAGCTTCCTTAGGCTATGAAGTTGGAACAATACCAAAAGTTGGCGCAATTACAGTCTGGACAGATGAAAATGGTGGCTACGGGCATGTTGCCTATGTAACAGATGTGGCTACCGATGGTCAAATTCAAGTCACTGAGTCAAACTATAATGGATCCTATTATCCAAGTAATATTCGAGGTTTCTTTGATCCGACAAAAACCAGTGAGGGAACGGTAAGTTATATTTATCCCCCTGCTGGAGTGTGA